In the genome of Lates calcarifer isolate ASB-BC8 unplaced genomic scaffold, TLL_Latcal_v3 _unitig_423_quiver_1806, whole genome shotgun sequence, the window TATACAAAGACCACTTCTCCCACTGCTTTTAATGGACTTCAGTGCTATGGTGCATTAATACTTGCCCTGAACCCATGTACAGATGGACAGTATGTATAACTTTAAATAAGTTTTGATAATAATTCTGATTCTTTCTTGCAAAGTCACACTGTACACATCTTTGCTGAATTTTaggtaaatgtctgtaaaatgatgCACACAACTGGTTGAGTTTTgaaattcatgttttaatgaagCCAGAACACTTGATATTTTGGGCTGAATGGTGCATTCAACAGAAGCaccacataaataaaatatcaaaacaagaaaacagagaatATGCTGTGTTGTGACTTAAGTCTAATATAGTGGAAAATACATCATAGAAGCTAAAAATGTTTCATGCAAATTATTAAACAGTATTTCACATAGTTCATATCTTATTTACACAATAGTGCCactgctgtaaatactgtaaGAAAAATAGTGTTTTTCATTGACATGACTGTAAACATGAACAGCTCCCTATAATGCACCAGAGTTTGTATCTCAGCCATTTTACCTGCACACAGATATCAtccaacacatcaacactgtcacagctgtgtgtggtgcCAGTGTTGGTAATATTTTCAAGTCAGTAGGCTGTTAGAGCACACCAAACAATAAGTCAAGACAGTTTTGTGTTAGAAAAATCAccctgaaatatttttcctgatatgatcattctgaaagctgatctgaaccagctgtaaaataagGCATAAATGAATGGATTGAACATTGAATTGGACAGTGCAAAGCAGATAAGAGCTTCCAACAGTTGCACTGGCAGATACATAAAAGTGAAAAGCTGAATGGTATAACAGAGGAAGTAAGGAAACCAACACATTAGAAAAATTCCCATAACTATAGCCAGAGTTTTGGtggcctttctctccatcttactCACAGTTGCTCCAGACTTtgtgctctgacagtttgtgttgtggatgctgCGAGCCTGTCTCTGTGCCACAAGGAAAATCTTTAGGTAGATACAGAGCATTATGATCACTGGAaggtaaaatgcaaaaaaaggtGCCAACATGTTTAGAAGGAAAATCtccaacaaacacatttcttgacATATTTCAAGTTTTAATTCTGCAATGCAAAGTGTAATGCCAATTAGAATGGAAACACTCCATGTTACCAGGATCATGACTGCAGCACTGGTGAACATTTATCTCAGTTCTATATGtcagaggctgacacactgcataatatctatcaatagaaatacaacataaattcaaaatggaaGCTGTGCTCAGTGTTACATCAAAGAAGTCTCGTACATtgcaaaataaagttttataatACAGACAAGAGCTTACACCGAATTCTATGGTGAGAGGAAAGACTACAACACCCATGagcaggtcagccacagccagagagagaataagatagtttgtaggagtgtgaagctgtttgaagtaaatgatGGAGATTATAACAAGAAGGTTTCCACAAACTGTTACAACACATAATGACccaaggaaaatgtttaaaaaaacacatattggCAGCGCGGGTGTATATCAGTGTGTTAGAGACCTTATCTATTTGATAACATGGATGTATTTCATCAGTGTGGTTGTCAGTTACTTCTGGTATCATGTTTCTGGGCTCCTGTAAATCAGTTTACATTCATGAttgataatattaaaaatgtcaaaaaatctgtgtttatttaaatatttttcctaCATGACTCTGTACACAATGTTAAGTCtctagaagaaaagaaagattttcaGTTCATGTCCTACCTTTGAAATGCTCCAGACAGTTCTTCTTTACTGTGTGATAATGTGTGTACATAATCTTGACTTTTTATCAACTCCTTTCTCATTTACATAGTTAATACCATTTTTTAATTG includes:
- the LOC108897597 gene encoding LOW QUALITY PROTEIN: trace amine-associated receptor 1-like (The sequence of the model RefSeq protein was modified relative to this genomic sequence to represent the inferred CDS: deleted 1 base in 1 codon), producing VCGNLLVIISIIYFKQLHTPTNYLILSLAVADLLMGVVVFPLTIEFGVSSCLYYKTLFCNVRDFFDVTLSTASILNLCCISIDRYYAVCQPLTYRTEINVTSAAVMILVTWSVSILIGITLCIAELKLEICQEMCLLEIFLLNMLAPFFAFYLPVIIMLCIYLKIFLVAQRQARSIHNTNCQSTKSGATVSKMERKATKTLAIVMGIFLMCWFPYFLCYTIQLFTFMYLPVQLLEALICFALSNSMFNPFIYALFYSWFRSAFRMIISGKIFQGDFSNTKLS